Proteins co-encoded in one Cricetulus griseus strain 17A/GY chromosome 1 unlocalized genomic scaffold, alternate assembly CriGri-PICRH-1.0 chr1_1, whole genome shotgun sequence genomic window:
- the Lrp10 gene encoding low-density lipoprotein receptor-related protein 10, whose product MLPALPLLLLLLLLGGALARPDRVTFPNPACESPPAVLLEVQGTLQRPLGRDSRSSPANCTWVILGSKEQTVTVRFQKLHLACGSEHLLLRSPLQPPVSLCEAPASPLQLPGGNATITYSYAGARAPMGQGFLLSYSQDWLLCLQEEFQCLNHRCIPAAQRCDGIDACGDGSDEAGCSSDPFPNLNPAPVPTPPCNLTLEDFYGVFSSPGYSHLASVSHPQSCLWLLDPHDGRRLAVRFTALDLGYGDAVHVYDGAGPPDTPRLLRSLTHFSNGKAVTVETLSGQAVVSYHTVAWSSGRGFNATYHVRGYCLPWDRPCGLGSGLGAGENLGERCYSEAQRCDGSWDCADGTDEEGCPGCPPGHYPCGAAGTPGATACYLPADRCNYQTFCADGADERRCRHCQPGNFRCRDEKCVYETWVCDGQPDCTDGSDEWDCSYALPRKVITAAVIGSLVCGLLLVIALGCTCKLYAIRTQEYSIFAPLSRMEAEIVQQQAPPSYGQLIAQGAIPPVEDFPTENPNDNSVLGNLRSLLQILRQDMTPGGHSGGRRRQRGRSVRRLVRRLRRWGLLPRTNTPARTPETRSQVTASAAPSEALDDSTGQSCEGGAVGGQDGEQAPPLPVKPPIPTPSTLPALATVSEPPGPLPSVPLEPSLLSGVVQVLRGRLLPSLWPPGPTWTPAGHHTTVLAPEDEDDVLLMPLAEPEVWVVEAEDEPLLA is encoded by the exons ATGCTGCCggccctcccccttctcctcctcctcctcctcctcg GAGGTGCTCTGGCTCGTCCAGACCGGGTCACTTTCCCAAATCCTG CTTGTGAGAGCCCCCCAGCAGTGCTCTTGGAAGTACAGGGCACTTTACAGAGGCCTCTGGGCAGGGACAGCCGAAGCTCTCCTGCCAACTGCACCTGGGTTATCCTGGGCAGCAAGGAACAGACAGTGACTGTCAG GTTCCAGAAGCTGCACCTGGCCTGTGGTTCAGAGCATTTACTCCTGCGCTCCCCTCTCCAGCCACCAGTCTCCCTGTGTGAGGCTCCTGCCAGCCCTTTGCAACTTCCAGGGGGCAATGCCACCATCACATACAGCTATGCTGGGGCCAGAGCACCCATGGGCCAGGGCTTCTTGCTGTCTTATAGTCAAG ATTGGCTCCTGTGCCTGCAGGAAGAGTTCCAGTGCTTGAACCACCGCTGTATACCAGCTGCTCAGCGCTGTGATGGGATCGATGCCTGTGGTGATGGCTCTGATGAGGCAGGTTGCAGCTCAGATCCATTCCCTAACCTGAACCCAGCCCCTGTCCCAACTCCACCCTGCAATCTCACCTTGGAGGACTTTTATGGGGTCTTCTCCTCCCCTGGATATTCACACCTGGCCTCAGTCTCCCACCCCCAGTCCTGCCTGTGGCTGCTGGACCCCCACGATGGCAGGAGGCTTGCAGTACGCTTCACAGCCCTGGACTTGGGTTATGGAGATGCCGTGCATGTATATGATGGTGCTGGGCCACCTGACACCCCGAGACTGCTACGTAGTCTCACCCACTTCAGCAATGGCAAGGCTGTCACTGTGGAGACCCTGTCTGGTCAGGCTGTTGTGTCCTACCACACAGTTGCTTGGAGCAGTGGTCGGGGCTTTAATGCTACCTACCATGTTCGGGGATACTGTTTACCTTGGGATAGGCCCTGTGGCTTGGGCTCAGGCCTGGGGGCTGGTGAAAATCTAGGTGAGCGCTGTTACAGTGAGGCGCAGCGCTGTGATGGCTCATGGGACTGCGCTGACGGCACAGATGAGGAGGGTTGCCCTGGCTGCCCACCCGGGCATTACCCCTGTGGAGCTGCTGGCACCCCTGGTGCCACAGCCTGCTACCTGCCTGCCGACCGCTGCAACTACCAGACATTCTGTGCTGATGGAGCAGATGAAAGGCGCTGCCGGCATTGCCAGCCAGGCAACTTCCGCTGCCGGGATGAGAAGTGTGTGTATGAGACATGGGTGTGTGATGGACAGCCAGACTGTACTGACGGCAGTGACGAGTGGGACTGCTCCTACGCCCTGCCCCGAAAGGTCATCACAGCGGCAGTTATTGGCAGCCTAGTGTGTGGCCTGTTGCTGGTCATCGCTCTGGGCTGCACCTGCAAACTCTATGCCATTCGCACCCAGGAATACAG CATATTTGCCCCCCTCTCCCGGATGGAGGCTGAGATCGTGCAGCAGCAGGCACCTCCTTCTTACGGGCAACTTATTGCCCAGGGTGCCATCCCACCTGTAGAAGACTTCCCTACAGAGAACCCTAACGAT AACTCTGTGCTAGGGAACCTGCGTTCTCTGCTCCAGATCTTGCGCCAAGATATGACTCCAGGAGGTCATTCAGGGGGCCGCCGTCGCCAGCGGGGCCGCTCGGTGCGTCGTCTGGTTCGCCGTCTCCGTCGTTGGGGCCTACTTCCTCGAACCAATACCCCAGCTCGGACCCCTGAGACCAGATCCCAGGTCACAGCATCTGCTGCTCCCTCTGAGGCCCTGGATGACAGCACAGGCCAAAGCTGTGAGGGCGGAGCAGTAGGAGGACAGGATGGGGAGCAGGCTCCTCCACTACCCGTCAagccccccatcccaaccccaagCACACTTCCAGCCCTTGCTACTGTCTCTGAGCCCCCAGGACCTCTCCCCTCAGTGCCTCTAGAACCCTCACTGCTGTCTGGAGTTGTACAGGTCCTCCGAGGCCGTCTGCTACCCAGCCTGTGGCCCCCAGGACCCACTTGGACCCCAGCTGGACATCACACAACAGTCCTGGCCCCAGAGGATGAGGATGATGTGTTGTTAATGCCGCTGGCTGAGCCAGAGGTCtgggtggtggaggcagaggatGAGCCCCTGCTGGCCTGA
- the Rem2 gene encoding GTP-binding protein REM 2 isoform X2: MDTDTETTALCSSSSRQASPPGTPTPEADTTLLKQKPEKLLAELDRSGPPPVPGAPRRRGSMPVPYKHQLRRGQAVDELDWPPQASSSGSSESLGSGDAGSTQKDGVFKVMLLGESGVGKSTLAGTFGGLQGDSAHEMENSEDTYERRIMVDKEEVTLIVYDIWEQGDAGGWLQDHCLQTGDAFLIVFSVTDRRSFSKVPETLLRLRAGRPHHDLPVILVGNKSDLARSREVSLEEGRHLAGTLSCKHIETSAALHHNTRELFEGAVRQIRLRRGRARAGGQRPEPGSPDGPAPPTRRESLTKKAKRFLANLVPRNAKFFKQRSRSCHDLSVL, from the exons ATGGACACGGACACAGAAACCACAGCACTTTGTTCTTCCAGCAGCCGCCAGGCCTCCCCACCGGGGACACCCACACCAG aAGCAGATACCACGCTTCTGAAACAGAAGCCAGAGAAACTGTTGGCAGAGTTGGACCGGAGTGGGCCACCTCCTGTCCCTGGGGCCCCCAGACGAAGAGGAAGCATGCCTGTACCCTACAAACACCAGCTGCGGCGGGGCCAAGCTGTCGATGAACTTGACTGGCCACCTCAGGCCTCATCCTCTGGCTCCTCTGAGTCCTTGGGCTCAGGGGACGCAGGCTCCACCCAAAAGGATGGCGTCTTTAAGGTCATGCTCCTGGGGGAGAGTGGCGTGGGCAAGAGCACGCTAGCAGGCACTTTTGGAGGTCTCCAGGGAGACAGTGCTCATGAGATGGAGAACTCAG AGGACACTTATGAGAGACGAATCATGGTGGACAAAGAAGAAGTGACTTTAATTGTTTATGACATTTGGGAACAG GGGGATGCAGGAGGATGGCTGCAGGACCACTGCCTTCAGACGGGGGATGCCTTTCTCATCGTCTTCTCAGTCACGGATCGACGAAGCTTCTCCAAAGTTCCTGAAACCCTTCTTCGGCTCCGGGCTGGAAGGCCCCACCACGACCTACCTGTCATCCTTGTTGGAAACAAGAGTGACCTAGCCCGCTCCCGGGAGGTATCACTGGAGG AGGGTCGCCACCTGGCCGGGACGCTGAGCTGCAAGCACATCGAGACGTCGGCCGCACTGCACCACAACACTCGTGAGCTCTTCGAGGGCGCCGTGCGCCAGATCCGGCTGCGGCGGGGCCGGGCCCGTGCCGGGGGCCAGAGACCCGAGCCTGGCAGCCCCGACGGCCCCGCGCCGCCCACGCGCCGCGAGAGCCTCACCAAGAAGGCCAAACGCTTCCTCGCCAACCTGGTGCCGCGCAACGCCAAGTTCTTCAAGCAACGCTCCAGGTCGTGCCACGACCTTTCCGTGCTCTGA